One Schlesneria paludicola DSM 18645 DNA segment encodes these proteins:
- a CDS encoding cytochrome c3 family protein — translation MSRFVFPAWIDRAIPFAVAFAVGFGAYATGLVAWGLSPSTLDVGYQPKQPVPFSHALHAGKLKMDCRYCHNTVEKAAHAAVPATATCIKCHAGADGTGVVSTVSVHSQSAKLLPVRESAATGKSIPWTKVHDLPDYAYFNHSAHVTRGVSCVSCHGRVDKMEEVVQKMPLSMSWCLDCHRNPTPHLRPPELVTALDWVPEESPEVLGARIKDQLHIESKTNCSTCHR, via the coding sequence ATGTCCCGTTTTGTTTTTCCCGCGTGGATTGATCGTGCGATCCCTTTCGCCGTGGCATTTGCAGTTGGTTTTGGTGCGTATGCCACGGGCCTTGTCGCCTGGGGGTTGTCGCCGTCAACGCTGGACGTTGGCTACCAGCCGAAGCAACCCGTTCCGTTTAGCCATGCGTTGCACGCTGGCAAGCTGAAGATGGACTGCCGCTACTGTCACAATACTGTTGAGAAGGCCGCGCACGCGGCGGTTCCGGCAACGGCCACCTGCATCAAGTGCCATGCGGGTGCTGATGGAACTGGTGTTGTCTCGACGGTGTCTGTGCATAGCCAGAGCGCCAAGTTGTTGCCCGTTCGCGAAAGTGCAGCGACCGGCAAGTCAATTCCGTGGACTAAAGTTCATGATTTGCCTGATTACGCCTACTTTAATCATTCCGCCCACGTCACTCGCGGCGTCAGTTGCGTTTCGTGTCACGGCCGCGTGGACAAGATGGAAGAAGTCGTTCAGAAGATGCCGCTCAGTATGAGCTGGTGTCTGGACTGTCATCGCAATCCAACGCCTCATCTTCGGCCACCCGAACTGGTGACGGCTCTTGACTGGGTTCCTGAAGAATCGCCCGAAGTACTTGGTGCACGCATCAAGGATCAGTTGCACATCGAATCCAAGACGAACTGTTCGACGTGCCACCGATAA